The Tistrella mobilis genome window below encodes:
- a CDS encoding inositol monophosphatase family protein: MTPTRLAEDAAAFLPVAFRLADAARAEARRYFRTAVPVDVKPDQSPVTLADREAEAAMRRILEAELPAHGIFGEEHGRVREAADWQWVLDPIDGTRSFITGRPTFGSLVGLCFRGHPVLGVIDAGGTGERWWGITGGQSCFDGRPIRTRACADPALARLAATSPAMFGPDDRARFDRLAGRVTDVLWGGDCYNYGLLALGLIDLVAEVDLKPYDWCALVPVIEGAGGVVTDWSGQKLGLEGDGRVLAAGDPRAHRIALEMLALA; encoded by the coding sequence ATGACCCCGACCCGTCTTGCCGAAGACGCCGCCGCTTTCCTGCCCGTCGCCTTCCGGCTGGCCGATGCCGCCCGGGCAGAGGCCCGGCGCTATTTCCGCACCGCCGTGCCGGTCGACGTGAAGCCCGATCAGAGCCCGGTGACCTTGGCCGATCGCGAGGCGGAGGCCGCCATGCGCCGCATTCTCGAGGCGGAGCTGCCCGCGCACGGCATCTTCGGTGAGGAGCATGGCCGGGTGCGCGAGGCGGCGGACTGGCAATGGGTGCTGGACCCGATCGACGGCACCCGCTCGTTCATCACCGGCCGCCCCACCTTCGGCTCGCTGGTCGGGCTGTGCTTTCGCGGTCACCCCGTGCTGGGGGTGATCGATGCCGGCGGCACGGGGGAGCGCTGGTGGGGGATTACCGGCGGACAGAGCTGTTTCGACGGCCGGCCGATCCGCACCCGCGCCTGCGCGGATCCGGCGCTGGCCCGGCTTGCCGCCACCTCTCCCGCCATGTTCGGACCCGACGACCGAGCCCGGTTCGACCGCCTGGCCGGGCGGGTCACCGACGTGCTCTGGGGGGGGGATTGCTACAATTACGGCCTGCTCGCCCTCGGGCTGATCGATCTCGTTGCGGAAGTGGATCTGAAACCATACGACTGGTGCGCACTTGTGCCGGTGATCGAGGGCGCGGGCGGGGTGGTGACCGACTGGTCGGGGCAGAAGCTGGGGCTGGAGGGCGATGGTCGCGTGCTGGCCGCCGGCGACCCGCGCGCGCATCGGATTGCACTGGAAATGCTGGCCTTGGCCTGA
- a CDS encoding prephenate dehydratase has product MPAAQDMPVTPARSIAFQGQPGAYSHMACLEMFPELVPLPCPTFADAIEAVREGKADRAMIPIDNTLAGRVADVHRLLPTSGLHLTGEHFMRVSHCLLGAPGARLDQVKTALSHVHALGQCHRFMEAHGIRPVIHSDTASAAARVAELRDPAVAAIASRLSADIYGLDVLAEAIEDAEHNTTRFVVMMREPVIPAPDNGLVVTSFLFQVRNVPAALYKALGGFATNGVNMTKLENYLIDGAFTPAVFYAEIEGHPEDRAVALAMEELGFFSTDVRILGVYPASPRRQQDPDATAR; this is encoded by the coding sequence ATGCCCGCCGCCCAGGACATGCCCGTCACGCCAGCCCGCTCCATCGCTTTCCAGGGCCAGCCCGGTGCCTATTCCCACATGGCGTGCCTGGAGATGTTTCCCGAGCTGGTCCCCCTGCCCTGCCCGACCTTCGCCGATGCGATCGAGGCGGTGCGCGAGGGCAAGGCCGACCGGGCGATGATCCCGATCGACAACACCCTGGCCGGCCGGGTCGCGGATGTGCACCGGCTGCTGCCGACCTCAGGCCTCCATCTGACCGGCGAACATTTCATGCGGGTCAGCCACTGCCTGCTGGGCGCCCCCGGCGCGCGTCTGGATCAGGTAAAGACGGCACTCAGCCACGTCCACGCCCTTGGCCAGTGCCACCGCTTCATGGAAGCGCACGGCATCCGGCCGGTGATCCATTCCGACACCGCCAGTGCCGCCGCCCGGGTGGCGGAGCTGCGTGACCCGGCGGTCGCCGCCATCGCCTCGCGGCTGTCGGCCGACATCTACGGCCTGGACGTGCTGGCCGAGGCGATCGAGGATGCCGAGCACAACACCACCCGCTTCGTGGTGATGATGCGCGAACCGGTGATCCCGGCGCCGGATAACGGGCTGGTGGTGACCAGTTTCCTGTTCCAGGTGCGCAATGTGCCGGCGGCGCTCTACAAGGCGCTGGGCGGCTTCGCCACCAACGGCGTCAACATGACCAAGCTCGAGAATTATCTGATCGACGGCGCCTTCACGCCGGCGGTGTTCTATGCCGAGATCGAGGGCCACCCGGAAGACCGGGCCGTGGCGCTGGCGATGGAGGAGCTGGGCTTCTTCTCGACCGATGTCCGCATCCTGGGCGTCTATCCGGCAAGCCCGCGCCGGCAGCAGGATCCGGACGCCACCGCCCGCTGA
- a CDS encoding ABC transporter permease: MGIAARLGFRPLGPLNRRRLRNFRRNRRGFWSFWIFLVLFLISLGAEFVANDRPILVSYQGHLYAPVLFDYPDTEFGGFLPTPANYRDQITQETIDAEGWAIWPPIRFSYDTINFNLDRPAPAPPSAENWLGTDDQGRDVLARLIYGFRLSVLFGLGLTIASSVIGVIAGAIQGYFGGVTDLIFQRLIEIWAGLPQLYVLLILSALFEPTVWLLLGLLTLFSWTGLVGLVRAEFLRTRNFDYVRAARAMGVGDIGIMRRHILPNAMVSTLTFLPFILSGGITALTSLDFLGLGLPAGSPSLGELLNQGKNNLQAPWLGISGFVTLAVMLSLLIFIGEAIRDAFDPRKVFS, from the coding sequence ATGGGCATCGCTGCACGCCTCGGCTTTCGACCGCTCGGGCCGCTGAACCGCCGACGGCTGCGCAATTTCCGCCGCAATCGCCGGGGCTTCTGGTCGTTCTGGATCTTCCTGGTCCTGTTCCTGATCTCGCTCGGTGCCGAATTCGTCGCCAATGACCGGCCCATCCTGGTCTCGTATCAGGGGCATCTCTATGCCCCGGTGCTGTTCGACTATCCCGACACCGAATTCGGCGGCTTCCTGCCGACCCCGGCCAATTATCGCGACCAGATCACGCAGGAGACGATCGACGCCGAAGGCTGGGCGATCTGGCCGCCGATCCGCTTCTCCTACGACACGATCAACTTCAACCTCGACCGGCCGGCGCCGGCGCCCCCCTCGGCCGAGAACTGGCTGGGGACCGATGATCAGGGGCGTGACGTGCTGGCCCGGCTGATCTACGGCTTCAGGCTCTCGGTGCTCTTCGGGCTGGGGCTCACCATCGCAAGCTCGGTGATCGGGGTGATCGCGGGCGCAATCCAGGGCTATTTCGGTGGCGTCACCGACCTGATCTTCCAGCGGCTGATCGAGATCTGGGCGGGGCTGCCGCAGCTTTATGTGCTGCTGATCCTCTCGGCCCTGTTCGAGCCGACGGTCTGGCTGCTGCTGGGGCTGCTCACCCTGTTCTCGTGGACGGGGCTGGTCGGGCTGGTGCGGGCCGAATTCCTGCGCACCCGCAATTTCGACTATGTCCGCGCCGCCCGGGCCATGGGGGTGGGGGATATCGGCATCATGCGCCGCCATATCCTGCCCAATGCCATGGTCTCGACCCTCACCTTCCTGCCCTTCATCCTGTCGGGCGGGATCACCGCGCTGACCTCGCTCGACTTCCTGGGGCTGGGTCTGCCGGCGGGCTCCCCCTCGCTGGGTGAGCTGCTCAATCAGGGCAAGAACAATCTTCAGGCCCCCTGGCTCGGCATTTCGGGCTTCGTGACGCTGGCGGTGATGCTGTCGCTGCTGATCTTCATCGGCGAAGCGATCCGCGACGCCTTCGATCCGCGCAAGGTGTTCTCGTGA
- a CDS encoding 3-deoxy-manno-octulosonate cytidylyltransferase, whose product MNPLVVIPTRLAATRLPRKPLADINGRPMILHCLDHALAAGVGPVVVAAGDQEIVDVVEAAGGTAVLTDPALPSGSDRVQAAAEIFDPDRRHDVIINFQGDMPALDPALPRAALEALGDQADIATLVVETSDPAVRANPNAAKAVLSMAPGSRIGRALYFTRANAPWGDGPVHHHIGFYAFRRGALDRFVSLPPSPLELRERLEQLRALEAGLRIDAAIVDTVPFEVNAPEDLEVARRLLKPAG is encoded by the coding sequence ATGAACCCCCTGGTCGTGATCCCCACCCGTCTGGCTGCCACCCGCCTGCCGCGCAAGCCGCTGGCGGACATCAACGGCCGGCCGATGATCCTGCATTGCCTCGACCATGCCCTTGCCGCCGGCGTCGGCCCGGTGGTGGTGGCGGCGGGCGATCAGGAGATCGTGGACGTGGTGGAAGCGGCCGGCGGCACGGCGGTGCTGACCGATCCGGCCCTGCCGTCGGGGTCCGACCGCGTCCAGGCGGCGGCCGAGATCTTCGATCCCGACCGGCGCCATGACGTGATCATCAACTTCCAGGGCGACATGCCCGCGCTGGACCCGGCCCTGCCGCGTGCGGCGCTGGAAGCGCTGGGCGATCAGGCCGATATCGCGACGCTCGTGGTCGAGACTTCGGATCCGGCGGTCCGCGCCAACCCCAATGCCGCCAAGGCGGTGCTGTCGATGGCGCCGGGCAGCCGGATCGGCCGGGCGCTCTATTTCACCCGCGCCAACGCCCCCTGGGGGGACGGGCCGGTTCACCATCATATCGGCTTCTATGCCTTCCGGCGCGGCGCGCTCGACCGCTTCGTCTCGCTGCCGCCCAGCCCGCTGGAGCTGCGCGAGCGGCTGGAGCAGCTGCGCGCCCTTGAAGCGGGGCTGCGCATCGACGCCGCCATCGTCGACACCGTGCCCTTCGAGGTGAACGCGCCCGAGGATCTGGAAGTGGCCCGCCGGCTGCTGAAGCCCGCCGGCTGA
- a CDS encoding microcin C ABC transporter permease YejB yields MFAYVLRRLALIPLTLFGIMVINFAVVQFAPGGPVEQMLATLSGAQADATSGFSGGGREVAAPSMSGSDYRGARGLPDGLVEEIRTLYGFDKPPVERFLDMMGSYLAFDFGDSFFRNAPVVDLILDKLPVSASLGLWSTLIIYLVSIPLGIAKAVRDGTPFDVWTSGLVIVGYAVPGFLFAILLVVIFAGGSVVSWFPLRGLVSDNWAELPWWQQILDYFWHLALPVASLVIGGFATLTLLTKNSFLDEIGKQYVITARAKGLSENRVLYGHVFRNAMLIVVAGLPATIVGLLFTGSLLIEVIFSLDGLGLLSYEAVLNRDYPVVFASLFIFTLIGLLLNLIGDLMYVAIDPRIDFEARGG; encoded by the coding sequence ATGTTCGCTTACGTCCTGCGCCGCCTGGCCCTTATTCCGCTCACATTGTTCGGCATCATGGTGATCAACTTCGCCGTCGTCCAGTTCGCCCCCGGCGGACCGGTCGAACAGATGCTGGCGACGCTGAGCGGGGCCCAGGCCGACGCCACCTCGGGGTTTTCCGGAGGGGGCCGAGAGGTCGCCGCCCCCTCCATGTCGGGCAGCGATTATCGCGGCGCCCGCGGCCTGCCGGACGGGCTGGTCGAGGAAATCCGCACCCTTTACGGCTTCGACAAGCCGCCGGTCGAACGCTTCCTCGACATGATGGGCAGCTATCTGGCCTTCGATTTCGGCGACAGCTTCTTCCGCAACGCACCGGTGGTGGACCTGATCCTCGACAAGCTGCCGGTCTCGGCCTCGCTCGGGCTGTGGAGCACGCTGATCATCTATCTGGTCTCCATTCCGCTCGGCATCGCCAAGGCGGTGCGCGACGGCACGCCCTTCGATGTCTGGACCAGCGGTCTGGTGATCGTGGGTTATGCCGTGCCGGGCTTTCTGTTCGCCATCCTGCTGGTGGTGATCTTCGCCGGCGGCTCGGTGGTGTCGTGGTTTCCGCTGCGCGGGCTCGTCTCGGACAACTGGGCCGAATTGCCCTGGTGGCAGCAGATCCTCGACTATTTCTGGCATCTGGCGCTGCCGGTGGCCTCGCTGGTGATCGGCGGCTTCGCCACGCTGACCCTGCTCACCAAGAATTCCTTCCTGGACGAGATCGGCAAACAATACGTGATCACCGCCCGGGCCAAGGGGTTGAGCGAGAACCGCGTGCTCTATGGCCATGTCTTCCGCAACGCCATGCTGATCGTGGTCGCCGGCCTGCCCGCCACCATCGTCGGGCTGCTGTTCACCGGCTCGCTGCTGATCGAGGTGATCTTCTCGCTCGACGGGCTGGGGCTGCTGTCCTACGAGGCGGTGCTCAACCGCGACTATCCGGTGGTCTTCGCCTCGCTGTTCATCTTCACCCTGATCGGGCTGCTGCTGAACCTGATCGGCGACCTGATGTATGTGGCGATCGATCCGCGGATCGATTTCGAAGCCAGGGGAGGCTGA
- a CDS encoding DMT family transporter: MGGSGMGAGLAWVLLAGAIMAEIVATTSMKMSAGLTRLGPTAVMVVGYLIAFGLLAVALKRIEIGVAYAIWSGVGTAAIATIGVLAFGESMNTIKLVSLGLIVLGVIGLNLSGGH, encoded by the coding sequence ATGGGTGGCAGCGGAATGGGTGCGGGCCTCGCCTGGGTGCTGCTTGCCGGCGCCATCATGGCTGAAATCGTCGCCACCACCTCGATGAAGATGTCGGCCGGCCTCACCCGGCTCGGGCCGACGGCGGTGATGGTGGTCGGCTATCTGATCGCCTTCGGCCTGCTTGCGGTCGCGCTCAAGCGGATCGAGATCGGTGTCGCCTATGCCATCTGGTCGGGGGTGGGTACGGCGGCCATCGCTACCATCGGCGTGCTGGCCTTCGGCGAGAGCATGAACACGATCAAACTGGTCTCTCTGGGGTTGATCGTGCTGGGCGTGATCGGCCTGAACCTGTCGGGCGGCCACTGA
- a CDS encoding c-type cytochrome: protein MSGFEFNKLMAAFLTAALFAMVVGVISDMVYEPEHLEKNAYAIEGVATDAAAEAPKEVPFEVALASADPKAGAKVFARCTACHDDSKGGPNKVGPELWSVVGRPVASADGFAYSDALKGIGGEWTFEKLDHFLTKPASFAPGTKMSFAGLSKVEDRAAVIAYLNSQSDAPKEIPAAPAEGTAEGGEQPAAEQPAGEQPAAQQNAG from the coding sequence ATGTCAGGCTTCGAATTCAACAAGCTGATGGCCGCGTTCCTGACGGCGGCATTGTTCGCCATGGTCGTGGGTGTCATCTCCGACATGGTGTACGAGCCTGAACACCTGGAGAAGAACGCCTACGCGATCGAAGGCGTCGCCACCGACGCCGCCGCCGAGGCGCCGAAGGAAGTGCCGTTCGAGGTGGCGCTGGCCAGTGCCGATCCCAAGGCCGGTGCCAAGGTCTTCGCCCGCTGCACCGCCTGCCACGACGACTCGAAGGGTGGCCCGAACAAGGTCGGCCCCGAGCTGTGGAGCGTGGTCGGCCGCCCGGTGGCCTCGGCCGACGGCTTCGCCTATTCCGACGCCCTGAAGGGCATCGGCGGCGAGTGGACCTTCGAGAAGCTCGACCACTTCCTGACCAAGCCGGCCTCGTTTGCGCCGGGCACCAAGATGTCCTTCGCCGGCCTGTCGAAGGTCGAGGATCGCGCCGCGGTCATCGCCTATCTCAACAGCCAGTCGGATGCCCCCAAGGAGATCCCGGCGGCGCCCGCCGAGGGTACGGCCGAAGGTGGCGAGCAGCCCGCTGCCGAACAGCCGGCCGGCGAGCAGCCCGCCGCCCAGCAGAACGCCGGCTGA
- a CDS encoding extracellular solute-binding protein — MRGRGWRRPARVVLMLGGLLAGSIAAFTPVLSGQALAELSHGISMYGDLKYPADFDHFAYAYPEAPKGGTLRSAARGTFDSLNPFALRGISAPVSLAFDTLTVQSLDEPFSEYGLIARTIDKAPDNSSVTFTIRPEARFHDGTPITAADVAATFDQLREKGHPTYRIYYAEVAGVDVLDDRTVRFRFANTKNRELALILGQLPVLPKAWLDAHDLGAGTLEPIPGSGPYRVARAEPGRTLVMERVKDYWARDLPVNVGRYNFDRIVTDYYRDDEVSVEAFKAGQYDLRVENSARRWATAYNMPEVESGKLKLDTIPHRLSTGMQGLVMNTRRPVFQDPAMRRAMQYVFDFEWSNKTLFYGAYTRTDSYFENSNMASSGIPEGAELALLEPYRDQLPADLFTRPYTVPKTDGSGANRAGLKTAYDILAKAGYEVKNGKLFAPDADAPVRMEFLIQDAAEERIVMPITRSLGRLGIEATVRQVDAAQYENRLQTFDFDIITEIWPQSQSPGNEQREFWGSEAADRPGSRNYAGIRNPVVDALIQKVIDAEDRQSLVTAVKALDRVLLWGDYVIPQFHLPAFRIVHWNKFGRPPVLPDYGIDLYTWWVDDALAARYGLR, encoded by the coding sequence ATGCGGGGACGCGGATGGCGTCGCCCCGCCCGGGTGGTACTGATGCTGGGCGGCCTCTTGGCCGGAAGCATCGCCGCCTTCACGCCGGTTCTTTCGGGCCAGGCTCTGGCGGAGCTGTCGCATGGCATATCGATGTATGGGGATCTGAAATATCCCGCCGATTTCGATCACTTCGCCTATGCCTATCCCGAAGCACCCAAGGGCGGCACGCTGAGAAGCGCCGCCCGGGGCACTTTCGACAGTCTCAACCCGTTTGCGCTGCGGGGCATCTCCGCACCGGTCAGCCTTGCCTTCGACACACTGACGGTGCAGAGCCTGGACGAACCCTTCTCGGAATACGGGCTGATCGCCAGGACCATCGACAAGGCGCCGGACAATTCCTCGGTGACCTTCACCATCCGTCCCGAGGCGCGTTTCCACGACGGGACGCCGATCACCGCCGCCGATGTGGCGGCGACCTTCGATCAGCTGCGCGAGAAGGGCCACCCGACCTATCGGATCTATTATGCCGAGGTGGCGGGCGTCGACGTGCTGGACGACCGCACCGTCCGCTTCCGCTTCGCCAACACGAAGAACCGTGAACTGGCGCTGATCCTGGGTCAGCTGCCGGTGCTGCCCAAGGCCTGGCTCGATGCCCATGATCTGGGGGCGGGCACGCTGGAGCCGATCCCCGGCAGCGGGCCCTACAGGGTGGCCCGCGCCGAGCCCGGCCGCACGCTGGTGATGGAGCGGGTGAAGGACTATTGGGCCAGGGATCTGCCGGTGAATGTCGGCCGGTACAATTTCGACCGCATCGTCACCGACTATTACCGCGACGACGAGGTCTCGGTAGAGGCGTTCAAGGCCGGCCAGTACGATCTTCGGGTCGAGAACAGCGCCCGGCGCTGGGCCACCGCCTACAACATGCCCGAGGTCGAAAGCGGCAAGCTGAAGCTCGACACCATCCCGCACCGGCTGTCGACCGGCATGCAGGGGCTGGTGATGAACACCCGCCGTCCGGTCTTCCAGGACCCGGCGATGCGCCGGGCGATGCAGTATGTGTTCGATTTCGAATGGTCGAACAAGACCCTGTTCTACGGCGCCTATACCCGCACCGACAGCTATTTCGAGAACTCGAACATGGCATCCTCGGGCATTCCCGAGGGGGCGGAACTGGCGCTGCTGGAGCCCTATCGCGACCAGCTGCCGGCGGATCTGTTCACCAGGCCCTATACCGTGCCCAAGACCGATGGCAGCGGCGCCAATCGCGCGGGGCTGAAGACCGCCTACGACATCCTGGCCAAGGCCGGCTACGAGGTGAAGAACGGCAAGCTGTTCGCCCCCGATGCCGATGCCCCGGTGCGGATGGAATTCCTGATCCAGGATGCCGCCGAGGAACGCATCGTGATGCCGATCACCCGCAGTCTGGGCCGGTTGGGCATCGAGGCGACGGTTCGTCAGGTGGATGCGGCGCAGTACGAGAACCGGCTGCAGACCTTCGATTTCGACATCATCACCGAAATCTGGCCGCAGTCTCAATCGCCCGGCAACGAGCAGCGCGAATTCTGGGGCAGCGAAGCTGCCGACCGGCCCGGCAGCCGCAATTATGCCGGGATCAGGAACCCCGTGGTCGATGCGCTGATCCAGAAGGTGATCGATGCCGAGGACCGGCAGAGCCTGGTGACGGCCGTGAAAGCGCTGGACCGGGTGCTGCTCTGGGGCGACTACGTCATCCCGCAATTTCACCTCCCGGCCTTCCGGATCGTCCACTGGAATAAGTTCGGTCGCCCGCCGGTGCTGCCCGATTACGGCATCGATCTTTACACCTGGTGGGTCGACGACGCGCTCGCCGCCCGCTACGGCCTGCGCTGA